From Deltaproteobacteria bacterium, a single genomic window includes:
- a CDS encoding branched-chain amino acid ABC transporter permease — protein MDPIFFQTCINGLILGSLYLLVALGLTLIFSILGIINFAHGEIFMLGGFATFFLREYYGVNFFLSLVASMLILAAFGVLIERMIFRPLRGEPLNLLVISLGLSIVLQNLALIFWGPEEQSYLIGFQGVINLFGMVLSKERLAAFTISAILVVGLYVFIGRTKTGKALQAVAQDSEAAALQGININQINALTFGIGCALAAAAGSTMGPIFLVSPFMGMMPVVKAFIIIMLGGLGSVIGAVVGGLILGIAESFGATYLGATFQNMIGFIILMSLLIFKPLGLFGYHE, from the coding sequence ATGGACCCGATTTTCTTTCAGACCTGCATCAACGGATTGATCCTGGGGTCGCTCTATCTTTTGGTAGCTTTAGGCTTGACCCTAATTTTCAGTATCCTGGGGATCATCAATTTTGCGCACGGTGAGATCTTCATGCTGGGAGGATTCGCGACTTTCTTCCTGAGGGAATACTATGGAGTGAACTTTTTCCTCTCCCTGGTTGCCTCTATGCTGATCCTTGCGGCTTTTGGGGTTTTGATCGAAAGAATGATCTTTCGGCCTTTACGTGGAGAGCCATTAAACTTATTGGTCATTTCTCTGGGATTGTCCATTGTTCTGCAAAACCTGGCCCTCATTTTTTGGGGACCGGAAGAGCAATCCTACCTCATCGGATTCCAGGGAGTCATCAACCTATTCGGCATGGTACTCTCCAAAGAGAGACTGGCGGCTTTCACGATCTCGGCCATTTTGGTGGTGGGATTGTATGTATTTATCGGGCGAACCAAGACCGGCAAAGCTCTTCAGGCCGTAGCCCAAGACTCTGAGGCAGCGGCCTTGCAGGGGATCAACATCAATCAGATAAACGCTCTAACCTTTGGGATCGGCTGCGCCCTGGCGGCGGCAGCGGGTTCGACCATGGGTCCGATTTTCCTTGTTTCTCCCTTCATGGGCATGATGCCCGTGGTGAAAGCTTTCATTATCATCATGCTGGGAGGCCTGGGAAGCGTTATCGGGGCCGTAGTCGGAGGGCTGATCCTGGGGATCGCGGAGAGTTTTGGAGCCACCTATCTGGGGGCAACCTTCCAGAATATGATCGGTTTCATTATTCTCATGTCCTTGTTGATTTTCAAACCTTTGGGGCTTTTTGGATACCATGAGTAA
- a CDS encoding branched-chain amino acid ABC transporter permease — MSKKGFYLIGLYLFLLCIPLFTKDLYHIHILIVTMFHIILALGLNFVMNTAQVPLCQAAFVGIGAYTSTLLVMRLNFSFWLSLPIAGILTGILGIIVGLPTLRIKGIYFAMATFAFGEIIRLLFIGWGGLFGGANGISAIPSPNPIPIPFLGQIEFETKVPYYYFTLVVLTLCLIIIYRLTHSRIGRACTAIRESDLLAQCTGIDIMGYKVFAFAVNSFFAGIVGGIYAHYFHFIGPQDFTFWQSVEYLVFIVMGGSGTIGGPIIGSIFLTFLPEFLRMAVEFQVVLYGLALILVLLFMPQGIVGLLVKVSNRLARSSYRNKKDENTGSARIK, encoded by the coding sequence ATGAGTAAGAAAGGTTTTTATCTTATTGGTTTGTACCTTTTTCTATTGTGTATCCCCTTATTCACAAAGGATCTTTACCATATCCACATTTTGATCGTGACCATGTTCCATATCATCCTGGCCCTGGGCCTGAATTTCGTGATGAACACGGCTCAGGTTCCTCTCTGCCAGGCAGCCTTCGTGGGAATCGGGGCTTATACTTCCACCTTATTGGTCATGCGGTTAAATTTCTCCTTTTGGCTCTCTCTCCCGATTGCCGGGATTCTTACGGGAATCCTCGGGATCATTGTGGGATTGCCAACCTTAAGAATCAAGGGGATCTATTTCGCCATGGCCACCTTTGCCTTCGGGGAGATCATTCGGCTGCTTTTCATTGGCTGGGGGGGATTATTTGGCGGCGCGAATGGGATTAGCGCGATTCCTTCTCCCAATCCCATTCCCATACCCTTCCTCGGGCAGATAGAATTTGAAACCAAAGTCCCCTATTACTATTTTACCCTTGTTGTTCTGACCCTCTGTCTCATCATTATTTATCGGCTGACTCATTCCCGAATCGGAAGAGCTTGCACGGCCATTCGGGAATCTGACCTTCTGGCGCAGTGTACGGGAATTGACATTATGGGATATAAGGTCTTTGCCTTCGCCGTCAACTCTTTCTTCGCGGGGATCGTGGGGGGCATCTACGCTCATTATTTTCATTTTATTGGTCCTCAGGATTTTACCTTCTGGCAATCCGTTGAATACCTGGTCTTCATTGTCATGGGAGGAAGTGGAACTATCGGAGGGCCGATCATCGGCTCCATTTTTCTCACTTTTCTGCCCGAATTCCTAAGAATGGCTGTGGAGTTTCAGGTAGTGTTATATGGACTAGCCCTCATTCTGGTTCTGCTCTTCATGCCCCAAGGGATCGTGGGCCTATTGGTTAAGGTTAGCAACCGTTTGGCAAGGTCTTCATACAGAAATAAAAAAGATGAAAATACTGGAAGTGCGAGAATTAAGTAA